One Corynebacterium aurimucosum genomic window, AGGTATTCCTCGTTGACGGCGGTGATTTCTAACTCCCCGCGTGCGCTGGGCGTGATCGACTTGGCAATCTCCACCACGGAATTGTCATAGAAGTATAAGCCCACCACCGCATGGTTGGATTTGGGGGCGGCGGGCTTTTCCTCGATGGACAGGGCTTGGCCGGAGTCATCAAAGTCCACGACGCCATAGCGCTGCGGATCGGAGACCTCGTAGGCAAAGATGATGCCCCCGCCGGGGTGGCTGCACTCATTCAGTGCAGTGGAAAAGCCGTGGCCATCAAAGATGTTGTCGCCCAAAACGAGGGCTACGTCGTCGTCACCGATGAAGTCTTCGGCGATGAGGAAGGCCTGCGCCAAACCTTCGGGCCGGGGCTGGACCGCGTAGTGCAGCATGAGGCCGAGCTGCGAGCCATCACCGAGGAGGCGCTGGAAGGCTGCTTGGTCCTCCGGGGTAGTGATGATGAGGATCTCGCGGATACCGGCCTGGATCAGGGTGGTCAGGGGATAGTAGACCATCGGCTTGTCATAGATGGGCATGAGCTGCTTCGAGATGCCCTTGGTGATGGGGTAGAGGCGGGTCCCAGAACCGCCAGCGAGGATGATGCCCTTCATGGGCTTCAAGCTTAACGGAGGAGATGCCCGCGCTGGCGTACGGCGGCGCGGACTGGTGAACATAACACTTAACTTC contains:
- the rfbA gene encoding glucose-1-phosphate thymidylyltransferase RfbA is translated as MKGIILAGGSGTRLYPITKGISKQLMPIYDKPMVYYPLTTLIQAGIREILIITTPEDQAAFQRLLGDGSQLGLMLHYAVQPRPEGLAQAFLIAEDFIGDDDVALVLGDNIFDGHGFSTALNECSHPGGGIIFAYEVSDPQRYGVVDFDDSGQALSIEEKPAAPKSNHAVVGLYFYDNSVVEIAKSITPSARGELEITAVNEEYLRRGQLRVKRMQRGDVWLDTGTVDSMSEASAYVEVMQKRTGTVIGSPEVAAFEEGFIDAVALTELAEPLLKSGYGRYLLAAAHED